The genomic interval GCTTCACCGCACTTGTCATCGTTGGCGACGGCAAGGGAATGGTCGGTGTCGGTTACGGCAAGGCCAAGGAAGTTCCTGCCGCAATCCAGAAGGGTGCAGAAGAGGCTCGTAAGAACTTCTTCCGCGTCCCAATGGTCAACGGCACCATCACCCACCCAGTTCAGGGCGAAAAGGCAGCCGGCATCGTTATGCTGAAGCCAGCTGCTCCAGGTACCGGTGTTATCGCCGGTGGCGCAGCACGTCCAGTTCTTGAGTGCGCAGGTATCCAAGACATCCTGTCCAAGTCCCTTGGTTCTGACAACGCTATCAACGTCGTCCACGCAACTGTGGATGGCCTGAAGCAGCTGGTCCGCCCTGAAGAGGTTGCAGCCCGCCGTGGCAAGACCATCGAAGAGGTCGCACCAGCACGTATTCTGCGTGCACGCGCAGGTCAGGAGGCGTAAGAAATGGCGCTGAAGATTACTCAGATCAAAGGCACTGTGGGCACCAAGCCCAAGCATCGCGAAAATCTTCGTTCCCTCGGTCTGAAGCGAATCCGCCACACCGTGATCCGCCCCGATACCCCAGAGGTACGTGGCATGATCCTGGCAGTTCGCCACCTGATCGTCGTCGAAGAAGTGGCGGGGGAGTAGGTAACAATGAGCGAACCAATTAAGCTCCACGATTTGCGCCCAGCAGCGGGCTCAAACAAAGCTAAGACCCGCGTTGGTCGAGGCGAAGCATCCAAGGGTAAGACTGCAGGTCGCGGTACCAAGGGTACCAAGGCACGCAAGCAGGTTTCTGCAGCATTCGAAGGTGGCCAGATGCCACTGCAGATGCGTCTTCCTAAGCTGAAGGGCTTCAAGAACCCTAACAAGGTTGACTACCAGGTAGTTAACATTGCAGATCTCGCAGAGAAGTTCCCACAGGGCGGCGACGTCAGCATTGCTGACATCGTTGCAGCAGGACTTGTCCGCAAGAACGAACTGGTTAAGGTTCTTGGCAACGGCGACATCAGCGTCAAGCTGAACGTCACCGCTAACAAGTTCTCCGGCTCTGCCAAGGAAAAGATCGAAGCCGCTGGCGGCTCCGCAACCGTGGCATAAGTTCACCAGAACTTTAAAAATGACCTCCAAGGGAAACCTTGGGGGTCATTTTTAGGTTTTTTGGGAGGACCTGGGGTTCTCGGAGGGGGATTGCGCAGGGGGCCTACTGATTGGGTTTGATTTGAGTGCATGGAAAATGCCACTCTGTGGGGTAACAAGAGTGGCATTGCAAAGAGACTTACTTAGTGGGTGGGGAAGCCAAGCTCAATCTGTGATTCATTTGGAAGAGGCCAGCGAGTGGTAACCACCTTGCTTCGGGTATAGAAGTTGAAAGACTCAGATCCATACATGTGTGTGTCTCCGAATAGTGAGTCTTTCCAACCTCCAAATGAGAAAGCGCCAATTGGGACTGGGATTGGCACGTTAATGCCAACCATTCCGACTTCGATGTCCATCTGAAATTCTCGAGCTGTACGGCCATCAACAACTATTGAAGCGCCTTCTTTCAAGGCTGAATCGAGAATTCTGTCCGCACGTCCCTGTGCCTGAGAATTGGAACTTTCCAACCTGGCCTTTTGAAGGGGCTCTATTGGCGAATATCTTGTTCTTGGCTTGTAGAGATTCCGGTGAGGTTTGATTTTGGCGAAAAGGGTTAACTAGTAGCTTGACGGCGCCTGGGCCACATTCGGCTAATAAGTAGGGAAGATTCGGCGATGACTGCTCCTGAAGCCACAAGGAGGACGGCGACATCGAGAATTCCCTCGGGAACGGTGATCCAGAGATAGATGCAAATTCCCACAATGATCAGGCCAACAAGTCCTACGGTCAGAAGAACCCATTGGGGAGATTTTTGAGTGAGTGCTGCGGTAATGATGGCCGAAGCGAAGGAAAGTGCAAGGATAAAGCCAATTACCACTATGTCTGGAATAGAACCAATCTTGAACCACAAACAAAGCGCGACAAGAACTACTGCGTAAAAAGCAAGAATCGATTTACCGGGTACCGGGGGATGTTGCACTGCGCGGACTCCTGTTGGGCATCAAATGTTCTAAATGGGAATAGCTTTTAATAAGCAAACCATACTGAGCATGGATGATCATTAGTTTGATGCGATACAAATGGGCTTCCCTAAAACTAAACACCCGCCACAATGAAACGCGGCGGGTGTTTAGCTGAGAACTTTCAGTAACTAAATGGTTCGGTGAATACTCTTGTATGTCAGGTAAGCACTGAGGCCTTCGAT from Corynebacterium glutamicum ATCC 13032 carries:
- the rpsE gene encoding 30S ribosomal protein S5, which produces MPGRERRDGGRSADDNKQNDRNERRGGGRRDDRRNQQQDERSQYIERVVTINRVSKVVKGGRRFSFTALVIVGDGKGMVGVGYGKAKEVPAAIQKGAEEARKNFFRVPMVNGTITHPVQGEKAAGIVMLKPAAPGTGVIAGGAARPVLECAGIQDILSKSLGSDNAINVVHATVDGLKQLVRPEEVAARRGKTIEEVAPARILRARAGQEA
- the rpmD gene encoding 50S ribosomal protein L30, which gives rise to MALKITQIKGTVGTKPKHRENLRSLGLKRIRHTVIRPDTPEVRGMILAVRHLIVVEEVAGE
- the rplO gene encoding 50S ribosomal protein L15, which codes for MSEPIKLHDLRPAAGSNKAKTRVGRGEASKGKTAGRGTKGTKARKQVSAAFEGGQMPLQMRLPKLKGFKNPNKVDYQVVNIADLAEKFPQGGDVSIADIVAAGLVRKNELVKVLGNGDISVKLNVTANKFSGSAKEKIEAAGGSATVA
- a CDS encoding aldehyde dehydrogenase family protein, which produces MDIEVGMVGINVPIPVPIGAFSFGGWKDSLFGDTHMYGSESFNFYTRSKVVTTRWPLPNESQIELGFPTH